A single genomic interval of Scyliorhinus canicula chromosome 15, sScyCan1.1, whole genome shotgun sequence harbors:
- the LOC119978808 gene encoding urotensin-2 receptor, whose protein sequence is MEAIVSGTPGNFSSMTNSSSSVLESWNEALITLLLGTVLTIMCLMGIIGNIYTLVVMTLSMRFAGSMYVYIVNLAFADLLYLATIPFVVCTYIAKDWYFGEVGCRILFSLDFLTMQASIFILTIMSTERYLAVVKPLATLRRNRAYRRIITCAVWFISFLLALPTMIMIDLRQFNKNGSVKRMCHSTWPKQAYKVYLTVLFHTCILAPGVVIGFLYTKLAHTYWISQTRIFNSKEVKRSPKHKILYMILTIVLAYCVCFLPFWVWQLFPLYYSEIPNLSPKTYAYVNFFVTCLAYGNSCINPFLYTLLTKNYKEYMTNQQRNSLEFSQRKQYRNSSQRSFSSGTQQCTEIVALN, encoded by the coding sequence ATGGAGGCAATTGTCTCTGGGACGCCCGGCAACTTTTCCTCAATGACAAACTCTTCGTCTTCAGTTTTGGAGTCATGGAATGAGGCGTTGATCACATTACTGCTGGGGACCGTCCTGACCATAATGTGCCTGATGGGGATTATAGGTAATATCTATACCCTGGTGGTGATGACACTCTCCATGAGGTTTGCCGGTTCCATGTATGTGTACATTGTGAACCTGGCTTTCGCTGATCTTCTGTATCTCGCCACCATCCCTTTTGTGGTGTGCACCTACATTGCCAAGGACTGGTACTTTGGAGAAGTTGGCTGTCGGATCCTTTTCAGCTTAGACTTTCTGACCATGCAGGCCAGCATCTTCATCCTGACTATTATGAGCACTGAGAGATACCTGGCAGTGGTCAAACCTTTGGCTACTTTGAGGAGAAACAGAGCCTACAGAAGGATCATTACTTGTGCAGTTTGGTTCATTTCCTTTCTCCTTGCCCTCCCTACAATGATAATGATTGATCTTAGACAATTTAACAAGAATGGGTCAGTGAAACGCATGTGCCACTCTACATGGCCAAAACAGGCATACAAGGTATATCTGACTGTACTCTTTCACACCTGTATATTGGCTCCAGGGGTAGTCATTGGATTCTTGTATACAAAGTTGGCCCATACTTATTGGATATCCCAAACCAGGATATTCAACAGCAAAGAAGTGAAGAGATCCCCCAAACACAAGATCCTCTACATGATCTTGACTATCGTCCTTGCCTATTGTGTCTGCTTCTTGCCTTTTTGGGTGTGGCAACTGTTCCCTCTCTATTACAGTGAAATTCCAAATCTCTCTCCCAAAACATATGCATATGTTAATTTTTTTGTGACTTGTTTGGCATACGGCAACAGCTGtatcaatcctttcctctacaccttACTGACAAAAAATTACAAGGAGTACATGACGAATCAACAAAGGAACTCCCTGGAGTTCTCACAAAGGAAACAGTACAGGAATTCATCCCAAAGATCATTTTCTTCTGGCACTCAACAGTGCACAGAAATTGTAGCACTCAACTAA